Proteins from a genomic interval of Rhodococcus rhodochrous:
- the purN gene encoding phosphoribosylglycinamide formyltransferase — protein sequence MTASRDQLPPTAPARLVVLASGTGSLLRSLLDATRTDGYPATVVAVGVDRQCPAEGHAADEGIPSFRVALRDFEDRTSWDRALTDAVAAHEPDLVVSAGFMKILGSAFLERFAGRIINTHPALLPSFPGAHAVADALAYGVKITGSTVHLVDGGVDTGPILAQEAVQVLDDDDEDTLHERIKVVERRLLAEMVAAVATRGVVSDGRKAVIPGDRT from the coding sequence CTGACTGCCTCGCGTGACCAGCTGCCGCCCACCGCGCCGGCGCGGCTCGTCGTCCTCGCCTCGGGCACGGGCAGCCTCTTGCGTTCGCTGCTCGACGCCACCCGGACCGACGGATATCCCGCGACGGTCGTCGCTGTCGGTGTCGATCGCCAATGTCCCGCCGAAGGGCACGCCGCCGACGAAGGCATCCCGTCGTTCCGCGTCGCGTTGCGCGACTTCGAGGACCGCACTTCGTGGGACCGCGCGCTGACCGACGCGGTCGCCGCCCACGAACCCGACCTCGTGGTGTCCGCGGGCTTCATGAAGATCCTGGGTTCGGCCTTCCTCGAGCGGTTCGCCGGCCGCATCATCAACACTCATCCCGCGCTACTGCCGTCGTTCCCCGGCGCGCACGCCGTTGCCGACGCCCTTGCCTACGGCGTCAAGATCACCGGTTCGACGGTGCATCTCGTCGACGGGGGCGTCGACACCGGCCCGATCCTCGCGCAGGAAGCCGTGCAGGTGCTCGACGACGACGACGAGGACACCCTGCACGAGCGCATCAAGGTTGTGGAGCGACGGCTGCTGGCCGAGATGGTCGCCGCCGTCGCCACCCGTGGAGTTGTTTCCGATGGACGAAAGGCCGTGATCCCCGGTGACCGAACGTAA
- the purH gene encoding bifunctional phosphoribosylaminoimidazolecarboxamide formyltransferase/IMP cyclohydrolase has translation MTERKTVRRALVSVYDKSGLVELATGLHAAGVELVSTGSTAKTIADAGVPVTKVEELTGFPECLEGRVKTLHPRVHAGILADTRKQDHLDQIADLGIETFELVVVNLYPFTQTVASGASPDECVEQIDIGGPSMVRAAAKNHPSVAVVVDPAAYGDVLAAVEGGGFTLEQRKRLAAQAFQHTAAYDVAVASWMNSGYAAPEGDESQFPAWTGATWTRANVLRYGENPHQAAALYVNEAGEPGLAQAEQFHGKEMSYNNYQDADAAWRAAHDHSEPCVAIIKHANPCGIAIADDIATAHRNAHECDPVSAFGGVIAANREVSVEMAEQVAEIFTEVIIAPSYADGAVDVLSRKKNIRILRADSPKSAPVEIRQISGGLLLQERDVLTADGDSTANWQLACGEAADEATLRDLEFAWRACRAVKSNAILLASGGATVGVGMGQVNRVDSARLAVTRAGDRVAGSVAASDAFFPFADGLQVLTEAGVKAIVQPGGSVRDNEVIEAAREAGVTLYLTGARHFAH, from the coding sequence GTGACCGAACGTAAGACTGTGCGCCGCGCGCTGGTCAGCGTGTACGACAAGAGCGGGCTGGTGGAGCTGGCGACAGGGCTCCATGCGGCAGGTGTCGAGCTGGTCTCGACCGGCTCCACGGCCAAGACCATCGCCGACGCAGGCGTGCCGGTGACGAAGGTCGAGGAACTGACCGGCTTCCCCGAGTGCCTCGAAGGCCGGGTGAAGACCCTGCACCCGCGCGTGCACGCCGGCATCCTCGCCGACACCCGCAAGCAGGACCACCTCGACCAGATCGCCGATCTGGGCATCGAGACGTTCGAGCTCGTCGTCGTGAACCTCTACCCGTTCACGCAGACGGTCGCCTCGGGTGCGAGCCCCGACGAGTGCGTCGAGCAGATCGACATCGGTGGCCCGTCGATGGTGCGTGCCGCGGCGAAGAACCACCCGTCGGTTGCGGTCGTCGTCGACCCGGCCGCCTACGGTGACGTGCTCGCCGCCGTCGAGGGTGGCGGTTTCACCCTCGAGCAGCGCAAGCGTCTTGCCGCGCAGGCGTTCCAGCACACCGCCGCCTACGACGTCGCGGTGGCGAGCTGGATGAACAGCGGCTACGCGGCGCCCGAGGGCGACGAGTCGCAGTTCCCGGCGTGGACCGGCGCGACCTGGACCCGCGCGAACGTCCTTCGCTACGGCGAGAACCCGCACCAGGCCGCGGCCTTGTACGTGAACGAGGCGGGCGAGCCGGGGCTCGCGCAGGCCGAGCAGTTCCACGGCAAGGAGATGTCCTACAACAACTACCAGGACGCCGACGCCGCTTGGCGCGCCGCGCACGACCACAGCGAGCCGTGTGTCGCGATCATCAAGCACGCCAATCCGTGCGGCATCGCGATCGCCGACGACATCGCCACCGCGCACCGCAACGCGCACGAGTGCGATCCGGTCTCGGCCTTCGGTGGCGTCATCGCCGCGAACCGTGAGGTGAGCGTCGAGATGGCCGAGCAGGTCGCCGAGATCTTCACCGAGGTGATCATCGCCCCGTCGTACGCCGACGGTGCCGTCGACGTGCTCTCCCGCAAGAAGAACATCCGCATCCTGCGCGCCGATTCGCCGAAGTCGGCTCCGGTCGAGATCCGTCAGATCTCCGGCGGACTGCTCCTGCAGGAGCGCGACGTGCTCACCGCGGACGGCGACTCCACCGCCAACTGGCAGCTCGCGTGCGGCGAGGCCGCCGACGAGGCCACGCTGCGCGATCTCGAATTCGCCTGGCGCGCATGCCGTGCCGTGAAGTCCAACGCGATCCTGCTGGCCTCGGGCGGCGCGACCGTCGGTGTCGGCATGGGTCAGGTCAACCGCGTCGACTCGGCGCGACTCGCCGTGACCCGTGCGGGCGATCGTGTCGCCGGATCGGTGGCCGCGTCGGATGCCTTCTTCCCGTTCGCCGACGGTCTGCAGGTGCTGACCGAGGCCGGCGTGAAGGCGATCGTGCAGCCGGGTGGCTCGGTGCGCGACAACGAGGTCATCGAGGCCGCTCGCGAGGCCGGCGTGACGCTGTACCTCACCGGCGCACGGCACTTCGCGCACTAG
- a CDS encoding alpha/beta hydrolase — protein sequence MSDTEITFSSGDVTLHGSLRVPVSMRGPVPAVLLLAGSGPTDRNGDSALLPGSIGTLRHLADVLERKGFASLRYDKFGSGVTGLGPYSVDDVADLGFSTFIDGAADALAFLGSQRGVDPERLYVVGHSEGALIALSLAQDNDSIAGLGLLEPLAVRLLDLLTAQIDAQLDAVVAAGQLPVQIADELRVALTGAVESLRADGTLSDTLPEPLRNAGLVPANAKALAEEDALDPRMLAAQVAGDLPVLTAVSSKDIQVRVEDVDALDAALVHTRLTSLRMTRTNHVLKDIGDQQSTGADYVADLPFSDEFTSGFEAWVDKLRG from the coding sequence ATGTCGGACACCGAGATCACCTTTTCCAGCGGCGACGTGACCCTGCACGGCAGCCTGCGGGTCCCCGTCTCCATGAGGGGTCCGGTGCCCGCCGTGCTGCTGCTCGCCGGCAGCGGTCCCACCGACCGCAACGGCGACAGCGCACTGCTCCCCGGATCGATCGGCACCCTGCGGCACCTCGCCGACGTGCTCGAACGCAAGGGCTTCGCGAGCCTGCGGTACGACAAGTTCGGCAGCGGCGTGACCGGGCTCGGCCCGTACAGCGTCGACGACGTCGCCGATCTCGGCTTCTCGACGTTCATCGACGGTGCCGCCGACGCGCTCGCCTTCCTCGGTTCGCAGCGCGGGGTCGACCCGGAGCGGCTCTACGTCGTCGGGCACAGCGAAGGCGCGCTGATCGCGCTGTCGCTCGCCCAGGACAACGACTCGATCGCCGGACTCGGCCTGCTCGAACCGCTCGCCGTGCGCCTGCTCGACCTGCTGACCGCCCAGATCGACGCACAGCTCGACGCCGTCGTCGCCGCGGGACAACTTCCCGTCCAGATCGCCGACGAACTGCGGGTCGCGCTCACCGGCGCGGTCGAGTCGCTCCGCGCCGACGGCACCCTCAGCGACACTCTCCCCGAGCCGCTGCGCAACGCCGGGCTCGTCCCCGCCAACGCGAAGGCACTCGCCGAGGAGGACGCGCTCGATCCGCGGATGCTCGCCGCACAGGTCGCCGGCGACCTGCCGGTGCTCACCGCGGTCTCGTCGAAGGACATCCAGGTGCGGGTCGAGGACGTCGACGCGCTCGACGCGGCACTCGTCCACACCCGCCTGACGTCGCTGCGCATGACACGCACCAACCACGTCCTCAAGGACATCGGCGACCAGCAGTCGACGGGCGCCGATTACGTCGCCGACCTGCCCTTCTCCGACGAGTTCACGTCCGGTTTCGAGGCCTGGGTCGACAAGCTGAGGGGCTGA
- a CDS encoding DUF4126 domain-containing protein, translating to MDTWILAALLGLGLAAATGLRTFLPLLLLSAAVHFELFGVVLNESMQWLGSTSALVALTIATAVEVVADLVPFVDNALSALGTVTRPVAGALAAWAAFASLDPAMAALAGIVIGAPTALAVSTAQTGTRVASTATTAGFGNPVLSIVESVTSFVTSLIALLAPLLVVPLLALFGWLGVRGYRRVRRARSSRTKPTPHRGALDTGRSGDF from the coding sequence ATGGACACCTGGATCCTGGCGGCCCTGCTCGGGCTGGGGCTCGCGGCCGCCACCGGGCTGCGCACCTTCCTGCCGCTGCTGCTCCTGTCGGCCGCGGTCCACTTCGAACTCTTCGGGGTCGTCCTCAACGAATCGATGCAGTGGCTCGGGTCCACCTCGGCGCTCGTCGCCCTGACGATCGCCACCGCCGTGGAGGTCGTCGCCGACCTCGTGCCGTTCGTGGACAACGCACTGTCCGCCCTCGGCACGGTGACCCGGCCGGTCGCGGGTGCGCTCGCGGCGTGGGCGGCCTTCGCGAGCCTCGATCCCGCGATGGCGGCACTCGCGGGCATCGTCATCGGCGCCCCGACCGCCCTGGCGGTGAGCACGGCGCAGACGGGCACGCGGGTCGCGAGCACGGCGACCACCGCCGGTTTCGGCAACCCGGTGCTGTCGATCGTCGAGAGCGTCACCTCGTTCGTCACGTCGCTGATCGCGTTGCTCGCTCCCCTGCTCGTCGTCCCGCTGCTGGCGCTGTTCGGATGGCTCGGCGTACGGGGCTACCGCAGGGTGCGCCGGGCCCGTTCGTCGCGCACGAAACCGACGCCACACCGCGGCGCCCTCGATACGGGTCGGTCCGGCGACTTCTGA
- a CDS encoding ATP-binding protein: MTSPTPRPSTVGELRASGHVQRSVKDEIRHNLLAALRDGTDPWPGILGFEDTVVPQLERALIAGHDVVLLGERGQGKTRLLRTLPLLLDEWTPVIAGSELGEHPYEPITPASIRRAAELGDDLPVAWRHRSERYAEKLATPDTSVADLVGDVDPVKVAEGRSLGDPETIHFGLVPRAHRGIVAVNELPDLAERIQVSLLNVMEERDIQVRGYTLRLPLDVLLVASANPEDYTNRGRIITPLKDRFGAEIRTHYPTRLEDEIAVIEQEAHLQSRVPDYLFEILARFTRLLRESTSVDQRSGVSARFAVAGAETVSAAALHRGAVLGEDDPVARPVDLGTVVEVLRGKVEFESGEEGREFEILDHLLRRATAETARSRLAGVDLGPLVAAVEQGDPVVTGERITAKVLLDELPELPVLDAVAERLGATDTGTRAAAVELALEGLYLARRIAKDTGDDGSAVYSR; the protein is encoded by the coding sequence GTGACGTCACCCACACCGCGCCCCTCCACGGTCGGCGAGCTCCGCGCCTCCGGCCACGTGCAACGGTCCGTCAAGGACGAGATCCGGCACAACCTGCTCGCTGCGCTGCGCGACGGTACCGATCCGTGGCCCGGCATCCTCGGTTTCGAGGACACCGTCGTCCCGCAACTCGAACGCGCCCTCATCGCCGGCCACGACGTGGTCCTGCTCGGCGAACGCGGCCAGGGCAAGACGCGCCTGCTGCGTACCCTGCCGCTGCTGCTCGACGAGTGGACCCCGGTCATCGCCGGCTCCGAACTCGGCGAGCACCCCTACGAGCCCATCACCCCGGCGTCGATCCGTCGTGCCGCCGAACTCGGCGACGACCTGCCCGTCGCGTGGCGGCACCGCAGCGAGCGGTACGCCGAGAAGCTCGCGACGCCCGACACCTCGGTCGCCGACCTCGTCGGCGACGTCGATCCCGTGAAGGTCGCCGAGGGTCGCAGCCTCGGCGACCCGGAGACGATCCACTTCGGTCTCGTGCCCCGCGCGCATCGCGGCATCGTCGCCGTCAACGAACTGCCCGATCTCGCCGAACGCATCCAGGTGTCGCTGCTCAACGTCATGGAGGAGCGCGACATCCAGGTCCGCGGCTACACGCTGCGTCTGCCTCTCGACGTGTTGCTCGTCGCGAGCGCGAACCCCGAGGACTACACGAACCGCGGTCGCATCATCACCCCGCTCAAGGACCGTTTCGGCGCGGAGATCCGCACGCACTACCCGACGCGGCTCGAGGACGAGATCGCCGTCATCGAGCAGGAAGCGCATCTGCAGTCCCGCGTGCCCGACTATCTCTTCGAGATCCTCGCCCGGTTCACGCGGTTGCTGCGCGAATCGACCTCCGTCGACCAACGTTCCGGTGTCTCGGCACGGTTCGCCGTTGCCGGTGCCGAGACCGTCTCGGCTGCGGCCCTGCACCGCGGTGCGGTCCTCGGTGAGGACGATCCGGTCGCGCGTCCCGTCGACCTCGGCACGGTCGTCGAGGTGCTCCGCGGCAAGGTCGAGTTCGAATCCGGGGAGGAGGGAAGGGAATTCGAGATCCTCGACCACCTCCTCCGGCGTGCCACGGCCGAGACCGCCCGCTCGCGGCTGGCGGGCGTCGACCTCGGGCCGCTGGTCGCCGCCGTCGAACAGGGCGATCCGGTGGTCACCGGTGAGCGGATCACTGCGAAGGTGCTGCTCGACGAACTACCCGAACTGCCCGTCCTCGACGCCGTTGCCGAACGGCTCGGTGCCACCGACACCGGAACCCGCGCCGCGGCAGTGGAACTCGCCCTCGAGGGTCTGTATCTGGCACGGCGCATCGCCAAGGACACCGGCGACGACGGCTCGGCGGTGTACTCCCGATGA
- a CDS encoding vWA domain-containing protein, with the protein MSRSARYGPYTGGDPLAPPVDLRDALAAIGDDVMAGASPKRALRELLRRGQDGMRGLDKLAAQTNRRRRQLLDRTNLDGTLREVRELLDRAVLEERKELARALDDDARFAEMRIEELPPSTAQAVQELADYDWRSAQARQDYEKIRDLLGREMLDQRFAGMKQALERATDEDRQRISEMLDDLNELLDKHSRGEDTEEDFEQFMAEHGEFFPENPQNVEELLDSLAQRAAAAQRLRNSLTPEQRDELDALAQQAFGSSDLMSRLDRLDGHLRAARPGEDWTGSEQVRGEQGMGLGEATSALQELSELDQLAEQLSQQYAGASLDDIDLDALARHLGPEAAADARTLAELEKELQRQGFFDRGADGQWRLSPKAMRRLGEAALRDVVNRISSRTGQRESRRAGVLGEPTGASKTWEFGDTEPWDVVRTLTNATLRSPGLPVRMSVQDVEVIETEQRTQAAVALLVDTSFSMVMDGRWVPMKRTALALNHLVSTRFRGDALQLIAFGRHARVVSAPELAGLDGVYEQGTNLHHALMLAGRHLRRHPNAQPVVFVVTDGEPTAHLEPDGFAAFDYPPSARTLGLTVRELDHIARLGAQVTIFRLGSDPGLARVVDVLARRVGGRVVAPDVDGLGAAVVADYVRARRRS; encoded by the coding sequence ATGAGCAGGTCCGCCCGCTACGGTCCGTATACCGGGGGCGATCCGCTCGCCCCACCGGTGGACCTGCGCGACGCGCTCGCCGCGATCGGCGACGACGTCATGGCCGGCGCGTCACCCAAGCGCGCCCTGCGGGAGTTGCTGCGTCGCGGGCAGGACGGCATGCGTGGCCTCGACAAGCTTGCCGCGCAGACGAACCGGCGTCGACGTCAGCTGCTCGACCGCACCAACCTCGACGGCACTCTGCGCGAGGTGCGCGAGCTCCTCGACCGCGCCGTGCTCGAGGAACGCAAGGAACTGGCCCGCGCCCTCGACGACGACGCGCGGTTCGCGGAGATGCGGATCGAGGAACTGCCGCCGTCGACGGCGCAGGCCGTGCAGGAACTCGCCGACTACGACTGGCGCAGTGCGCAGGCCCGGCAGGACTACGAGAAGATCCGCGACCTGCTCGGCCGAGAGATGCTCGACCAGCGCTTCGCCGGGATGAAGCAGGCGCTCGAGCGGGCCACCGACGAGGACCGGCAACGCATCTCGGAGATGCTCGACGACCTCAACGAGCTGCTCGACAAGCACTCCCGCGGTGAGGACACCGAGGAGGACTTCGAGCAGTTCATGGCCGAGCACGGTGAGTTCTTCCCGGAGAACCCACAGAACGTGGAGGAACTGCTCGACTCTCTCGCACAGCGGGCAGCGGCGGCGCAGCGGCTGCGCAACTCGCTCACCCCCGAGCAGCGCGACGAACTCGATGCGCTCGCGCAGCAGGCGTTCGGATCCTCGGATCTGATGAGCCGGCTCGACCGTCTCGACGGCCACCTGCGTGCCGCACGTCCCGGCGAGGACTGGACCGGCTCCGAGCAGGTGCGCGGCGAACAGGGCATGGGTCTCGGTGAGGCCACCTCGGCGCTGCAGGAGCTGTCCGAACTCGACCAGCTCGCCGAGCAGCTGTCGCAGCAGTACGCCGGGGCGTCCCTCGACGACATCGACCTCGACGCGCTCGCCCGGCATCTCGGGCCCGAGGCCGCGGCCGATGCCCGTACTCTCGCCGAACTCGAGAAGGAACTGCAGCGGCAGGGCTTCTTCGACCGGGGTGCCGACGGGCAGTGGCGACTGTCGCCCAAGGCCATGCGCCGGCTCGGCGAAGCGGCCCTGCGCGACGTCGTCAATCGCATCTCGTCGCGTACGGGGCAACGCGAGTCGCGGCGGGCGGGTGTGCTCGGCGAACCCACCGGCGCCTCGAAGACGTGGGAGTTCGGCGACACCGAACCGTGGGACGTCGTGCGGACCCTCACCAATGCGACCCTGCGCAGTCCCGGCCTGCCGGTGCGGATGTCGGTGCAGGACGTCGAGGTGATCGAGACCGAACAGCGGACGCAGGCGGCGGTCGCGCTGCTCGTCGACACGTCGTTCTCGATGGTCATGGACGGTCGCTGGGTGCCGATGAAACGCACGGCCCTCGCGCTGAACCACCTCGTGTCCACGCGCTTCCGCGGGGATGCACTGCAGCTCATCGCGTTCGGCCGGCATGCCCGTGTGGTGTCGGCGCCCGAACTCGCCGGGCTCGACGGCGTCTACGAGCAGGGCACCAATCTGCACCACGCCCTGATGCTCGCGGGTCGTCATCTGCGTCGTCATCCCAACGCGCAGCCGGTGGTCTTCGTCGTCACCGACGGTGAACCCACCGCGCATCTCGAACCGGACGGCTTCGCGGCCTTCGACTACCCGCCGAGCGCACGCACTCTGGGGCTGACGGTGCGCGAACTCGACCACATTGCGCGGCTCGGCGCCCAGGTCACGATCTTCCGGCTCGGCAGCGATCCGGGGCTCGCGCGGGTCGTCGACGTGCTGGCGCGTCGCGTCGGGGGGCGGGTGGTCGCGCCCGACGTCGACGGTCTCGGGGCAGCGGTCGTCGCCGACTACGTGCGGGCCCGTCGGCGGTCGTAA